One segment of Pseudomonas sp. FP2196 DNA contains the following:
- a CDS encoding phosphoethanolamine transferase encodes MLKLKVVRPEWVTLIASAFLLLGFNFVLWQHLFEITAADGKGIAMRVAFGVMIFAAFNIVLTFLAFRPLLKPVLTLMFLISAGVAYFMSQYGVMIDAGMLRNFAETNVTEVRDLLSLKLFAYIFLLGVLPSWLLWKVPVSYRRWHQELFSKVIVSVASVAVIGGVALANYQGLSSLFRNHHELRLMLVPSNYIGASAGYLREQVVSAQQPFVKIGEDAQRNPDLHLQPRKSLTVLVVGESARAENFGILGYDRDTTPQLDKEAGLIAFTDVHSCGTETAVSVPCMFSNMGRKDYDASKAKNEEGLLDVLKRAGIDVIWRDNQSGCKGTCDRVTLQDVSNLKDPTLCANSECRDEILLQGLQSFIDHLDKDTVLVLHQMGSHGPEYFKRYPKEYEHFTPVCESNALNNCSRESIVNGYDNTLVYTDHVLSSLIDVLRNNQDKVDTAMLYLSDHGESLGEYNLFLHGTPYMLAPEQQKHVAMLAWFSDNYQKAYSVDTHCLQMSRDKPLSQDNLFHSMLGLLEVRSKVYQPGLDMFAGCRGAVIDGVLAKD; translated from the coding sequence ATGTTGAAGTTAAAAGTCGTGCGCCCGGAATGGGTGACGTTGATTGCCAGCGCCTTTCTTTTGCTCGGCTTCAACTTTGTGCTCTGGCAGCACCTCTTCGAGATTACCGCCGCAGACGGCAAGGGCATCGCCATGCGCGTGGCTTTCGGGGTGATGATCTTCGCGGCGTTCAACATCGTGCTGACGTTTCTGGCCTTTCGTCCGCTGCTTAAACCGGTGCTGACGTTGATGTTTTTGATCAGCGCCGGTGTGGCTTATTTCATGAGCCAATATGGCGTGATGATTGACGCGGGCATGTTGCGCAATTTTGCCGAAACCAATGTCACGGAAGTGCGTGATCTGCTGTCTTTGAAGTTGTTTGCTTATATATTCTTGCTTGGAGTTTTACCGTCCTGGTTGTTATGGAAAGTTCCGGTCAGCTATCGTCGCTGGCATCAGGAGTTGTTCAGCAAAGTTATCGTCAGCGTGGCCTCGGTTGCGGTCATCGGTGGTGTGGCGCTGGCGAACTATCAAGGCCTGTCGTCGCTGTTTCGCAATCACCATGAATTGCGTTTGATGCTGGTGCCGAGCAACTACATCGGCGCCTCGGCCGGCTACCTGCGTGAGCAGGTTGTCTCAGCGCAGCAACCCTTCGTCAAGATCGGCGAAGACGCGCAGCGCAACCCGGATCTGCATCTTCAGCCGCGCAAATCCCTGACCGTGCTGGTGGTGGGTGAAAGCGCGCGTGCCGAGAACTTCGGCATTCTCGGCTACGACCGAGACACCACGCCGCAGCTGGACAAGGAAGCGGGGCTGATCGCTTTCACCGACGTGCATTCCTGCGGCACTGAAACGGCCGTCTCGGTGCCATGCATGTTCTCCAACATGGGCCGCAAGGATTACGACGCCAGTAAAGCGAAGAACGAAGAAGGCCTGCTCGATGTGCTCAAGCGTGCCGGCATCGACGTGATCTGGCGCGATAACCAGTCCGGCTGCAAGGGCACTTGTGATCGTGTCACCTTGCAGGATGTCAGCAATTTGAAAGACCCGACGCTGTGCGCCAACAGTGAATGCCGCGACGAAATCCTGCTGCAAGGTCTGCAAAGCTTTATCGATCATCTGGACAAGGACACCGTGTTGGTCCTGCACCAGATGGGCAGCCACGGTCCGGAGTACTTCAAGCGATATCCAAAGGAGTACGAGCACTTCACGCCTGTCTGTGAAAGCAATGCACTGAACAATTGCAGCCGCGAAAGTATCGTCAACGGTTACGACAATACGCTGGTCTACACCGACCATGTGCTGTCGAGCCTGATTGATGTGTTGCGTAACAATCAGGACAAAGTTGATACCGCGATGTTGTACCTGTCCGATCACGGCGAGTCGCTGGGCGAGTACAACCTGTTCCTGCACGGCACGCCTTACATGCTCGCGCCGGAGCAACAGAAACATGTCGCGATGCTGGCCTGGTTCTCCGACAACTATCAGAAAGCCTATTCGGTCGACACCCATTGTCTGCAAATGAGCCGCGACAAACCGCTGAGCCAGGACAACCTGTTCCATTCGATGCTTGGCCTGCTGGAAGTGCGCAGCAAGGTGTATCAGCCGGGGCTGGATATGTTCGCCGGTTGCCGTGGTGCAGTGATCGACGGCGTGCTGGCCAAGGACTGA
- the rnd gene encoding ribonuclease D — MAIDIHWIRDNESLAQFCAEWQQLPFVALDTEFMRVDTFYPIAGLLQVGDGKRAYLIDPLTINAWQPLAALLENPAVLKVLHACSEDLEVLLRLTGSLPSPMFDTQLGAAYLNLGFSMGYSRLVQAVLGIELPKGETRSDWLQRPLSDTQISYAAEDAVHLAEVFVQLRPKLSDEKFAWVLEDGAELVANLRRETDPYEVYREAKLAWKLSRAQLAVLRELCAWREREARARDLPRNRIVREHSLWPLARTQPDSLSALGKIEDMHPRTVRQDGEFLLDLIKRSGSVGPDQWPPAVPEPLPIEAAALIKQLRALGQAEAERLDIAPELMLRKKTLEALVKSGFPEGPYQLPESLRGWRRELMGQKLLDSLATAGEQP; from the coding sequence GTGGCCATCGATATTCACTGGATTCGCGACAACGAAAGCCTCGCGCAATTTTGCGCCGAGTGGCAGCAGCTGCCTTTCGTGGCCCTCGACACCGAATTCATGCGGGTCGACACCTTCTACCCGATTGCCGGCCTGTTGCAGGTTGGTGACGGCAAACGCGCTTACCTGATTGATCCGCTGACCATCAATGCCTGGCAACCGCTGGCCGCACTGCTGGAAAACCCGGCGGTGCTCAAAGTCTTGCACGCGTGCAGCGAAGATCTCGAAGTCCTGCTGCGCCTGACCGGCAGCCTGCCGTCACCGATGTTCGACACCCAACTGGGCGCCGCTTATCTGAACCTCGGGTTCTCGATGGGCTATTCGCGGTTGGTGCAGGCCGTGCTCGGCATCGAATTGCCAAAAGGCGAAACCCGCTCCGACTGGCTGCAGCGTCCGTTGTCCGACACGCAAATCAGCTACGCCGCCGAAGATGCCGTGCATCTGGCAGAGGTTTTCGTACAACTGCGGCCGAAACTGTCTGACGAAAAATTTGCCTGGGTGCTGGAGGACGGCGCCGAACTGGTCGCCAACCTGCGCCGGGAAACCGACCCGTACGAGGTTTATCGCGAGGCCAAACTGGCGTGGAAACTGTCCCGTGCGCAACTGGCCGTGTTGCGCGAGCTGTGCGCCTGGCGCGAGCGCGAAGCCCGCGCCCGCGACCTGCCGCGCAACCGTATCGTCCGTGAGCACTCGCTGTGGCCGCTGGCCCGCACGCAACCGGACTCCCTCAGTGCGCTGGGCAAGATTGAAGACATGCACCCGCGTACCGTGCGTCAGGACGGCGAATTTCTGCTTGATCTGATCAAGCGCTCTGGCAGTGTGGGGCCTGATCAATGGCCGCCCGCCGTGCCGGAGCCGTTGCCGATCGAAGCGGCTGCGCTGATCAAGCAGCTGCGCGCCCTGGGGCAGGCCGAGGCCGAGCGCCTGGATATCGCGCCAGAACTGATGCTGCGCAAGAAAACCCTCGAAGCGCTGGTCAAAAGCGGCTTTCCCGAGGGTCCTTACCAATTGCCTGAGTCGCTGCGTGGCTGGCGCCGCGAACTCATGGGCCAGAAGCTGCTCGACAGCCTGGCCACCGCCGGAGAACAGCCTTGA
- a CDS encoding YcgL domain-containing protein: MKRICSIYQSSKRSGMYLYVLKSDALERVPEALMLAFGKPKHSFDLVLSPERKLASEDIVLVLENLDKQGYHLQMPPAEDEYIEHLPEELLRRNDPV, encoded by the coding sequence TTGAAACGTATTTGCTCCATTTACCAAAGCTCGAAACGCAGCGGCATGTACCTTTACGTGCTCAAAAGCGATGCGCTTGAGCGCGTGCCAGAAGCACTGATGCTGGCCTTCGGCAAACCGAAACACTCGTTCGATCTGGTGTTGTCGCCGGAGCGCAAGCTGGCCAGTGAAGACATCGTCTTGGTCCTGGAAAACCTCGACAAGCAGGGCTATCACCTGCAAATGCCACCGGCCGAGGACGAGTACATCGAGCACTTGCCCGAAGAGTTGCTGCGACGCAACGACCCGGTTTGA
- a CDS encoding D-2-hydroxyacid dehydrogenase: MRVLIAEHDHAIYARLLQHAAPELEVLTSGDSAELARKAADCPVWLGQPDLLATLLRQGHQPQWLQSTWAGITPLLADGLRRDYRLTRAVGIFGQVMAEYVLTYMLGHEREVLARLVSQVERKWDNRTGQSLVGRKVLIVGTGDIGQSVAQFLLPFGVELYGIASSAREQAPFVEIGSMADLPRLVGEVDYVVNLLPNTAHTHDIYDAALFKQFKPTGLFINVGRGVAVVDADLVEALKEGHLAGAVIDVCRQEPLPQRHPFWTAWGLLLTGHSSAPTSPALMVQLFVENLKAYQAGEALRGEVDFNRGY; the protein is encoded by the coding sequence ATGCGCGTTCTGATTGCTGAACACGACCACGCGATATACGCCCGGCTGCTGCAACACGCAGCGCCGGAACTCGAAGTGCTGACCAGCGGCGACTCCGCTGAACTGGCCCGCAAGGCCGCCGATTGCCCGGTGTGGCTGGGGCAGCCGGATCTGCTCGCGACCCTGTTGCGTCAGGGCCATCAACCGCAATGGCTGCAATCGACTTGGGCCGGCATCACGCCGCTGCTCGCCGACGGCCTGCGCCGGGATTACCGCTTGACCCGCGCGGTGGGGATTTTTGGCCAGGTGATGGCCGAATACGTGCTGACTTACATGCTCGGCCACGAACGGGAAGTGCTGGCGCGACTGGTCAGCCAGGTCGAGCGCAAGTGGGACAACCGCACCGGCCAGAGCCTGGTCGGGCGCAAGGTGCTGATTGTCGGCACCGGTGATATTGGCCAAAGCGTAGCGCAGTTTCTGTTGCCGTTCGGCGTCGAACTGTACGGCATCGCCAGCAGCGCACGCGAGCAGGCACCGTTTGTTGAAATCGGCTCGATGGCTGATCTGCCACGGCTGGTGGGCGAAGTGGATTACGTGGTCAATCTGCTGCCGAACACGGCGCATACCCACGACATCTACGACGCAGCGCTGTTCAAACAATTCAAGCCGACCGGGTTGTTCATCAACGTCGGGCGCGGCGTGGCGGTGGTTGATGCGGATCTGGTGGAAGCCCTGAAGGAAGGGCATCTGGCGGGCGCGGTGATCGACGTTTGCCGTCAGGAACCGTTGCCGCAACGTCATCCGTTCTGGACGGCGTGGGGCCTGCTGCTGACGGGTCACAGCTCGGCACCGACGTCACCGGCGTTGATGGTGCAGTTGTTTGTCGAGAACCTGAAGGCGTATCAGGCGGGCGAAGCGTTGCGCGGGGAAGTGGATTTCAACCGCGGGTATTGA
- a CDS encoding nitroreductase family protein, whose translation MSANPRVADYAIHPQFTDRWSPRAFTGEAIPEETLLSFFEAARWAPSAYNSQPWRFLYARRDTPNWERYLGLLNEFNRGWAQHASALVIVISKTTFAVPGATEETPALWSTFDTGSAWGHLALQASISGWHTHGMAGFDQELTRKELNIPEGYALHAAVAVGKLGDKSTLAEYLQAREEPSPRRPLSELAAEGDFTL comes from the coding sequence ATGAGTGCCAACCCTCGCGTCGCCGATTACGCCATTCACCCGCAGTTCACTGATCGCTGGTCGCCCCGCGCCTTTACCGGCGAAGCGATCCCGGAAGAAACCCTGCTGAGCTTCTTCGAAGCCGCACGCTGGGCACCTTCGGCCTACAACTCGCAGCCGTGGCGCTTTCTCTACGCGCGTCGCGATACGCCGAACTGGGAACGTTATCTGGGCCTGCTCAACGAGTTCAACCGCGGCTGGGCGCAACACGCTTCGGCGCTGGTGATCGTGATCTCGAAAACCACGTTCGCCGTGCCGGGTGCCACTGAAGAAACTCCGGCGCTGTGGAGCACGTTCGACACCGGTTCGGCATGGGGCCATCTGGCGCTGCAAGCGAGCATCAGCGGCTGGCACACCCACGGCATGGCCGGCTTCGATCAGGAGCTGACGCGCAAAGAGCTGAATATTCCTGAAGGCTATGCACTGCATGCGGCGGTCGCCGTCGGCAAACTCGGCGACAAGTCGACACTGGCCGAGTACCTGCAAGCGCGCGAAGAGCCGAGCCCCCGTCGTCCACTGAGCGAACTGGCGGCTGAAGGCGATTTCACCCTCTAA
- a CDS encoding YcgN family cysteine cluster protein codes for MAAKVEPFWIRKTLDQLDHEEWESLCDGCGLCCLQKLEDEEDNSVYYTRIACKLLDLKTCQCSDYPNRIKFVPDCIQLTPGQAEEFKWLPPTCGYRLVSEGKDLPLWHHLVCGDRDAVHHERISQSGRMLAEGSVPEDDWEDHLIFRAG; via the coding sequence ATGGCCGCCAAAGTCGAACCGTTCTGGATACGAAAAACCCTCGATCAACTGGATCACGAGGAGTGGGAATCGCTGTGCGACGGCTGCGGTCTGTGCTGCCTGCAAAAGCTCGAAGATGAAGAAGACAACAGCGTCTATTACACGCGTATCGCCTGCAAACTGCTGGATCTGAAAACCTGCCAGTGCAGCGATTACCCGAATCGCATCAAGTTTGTCCCAGACTGCATCCAGCTCACTCCAGGTCAGGCCGAAGAATTCAAATGGCTGCCGCCGACCTGCGGTTATCGATTGGTCAGCGAAGGCAAGGATCTGCCACTGTGGCATCACCTGGTGTGCGGTGACCGCGATGCGGTGCACCACGAGCGGATTTCCCAGTCCGGGCGCATGCTCGCCGAAGGCAGCGTGCCGGAGGATGACTGGGAAGATCACCTGATTTTCCGGGCTGGCTAG
- a CDS encoding DUF2892 domain-containing protein yields MTELKRVERIESTPFQSRSEQNVEGWERIGSLAGGVIMVGKGLRRGGVFGLIQVAIGGVAMARGITGHSSVKSLFEKSRQDMNNVRAKIERAGEELSKLKANAEAATSTATVTGNDSVKSPKAGV; encoded by the coding sequence ATGACCGAGCTCAAACGCGTCGAGCGTATCGAATCCACACCGTTTCAGAGCCGTTCCGAGCAGAACGTCGAAGGCTGGGAGCGCATAGGCTCGCTGGCCGGTGGCGTGATCATGGTCGGCAAGGGCCTGCGCCGTGGCGGGGTGTTCGGTTTGATTCAGGTGGCGATTGGCGGCGTGGCCATGGCTCGCGGGATCACCGGGCACAGTTCGGTGAAAAGCCTGTTTGAGAAAAGCCGTCAGGACATGAATAACGTGCGGGCCAAGATCGAGCGGGCTGGCGAAGAACTGAGCAAGCTCAAGGCCAATGCCGAGGCTGCGACCAGCACCGCCACCGTGACTGGCAATGATTCGGTGAAATCGCCGAAAGCCGGGGTTTGA
- a CDS encoding RNA methyltransferase, with amino-acid sequence MADKRYSCIGLYNPKSPENVGSVMRAAGCYGVASVFYTGKRYERAADFVTDTKRVHYDIPLIGIDDLKKILPLNCVPVAVELVEGARPLPEYTHPDRALYIFGPEDGSLDKEIRDWCEDVVYIPTTGCMNLAATVNVVLYDRMAKGLNTRSGPKFR; translated from the coding sequence GTGGCAGACAAACGTTACAGCTGCATTGGTTTGTACAACCCCAAATCACCAGAGAACGTCGGTTCGGTGATGCGCGCCGCAGGCTGTTACGGCGTGGCGTCGGTGTTCTACACCGGCAAGCGTTATGAACGCGCCGCCGATTTCGTTACCGATACCAAGCGCGTGCACTACGACATCCCGCTGATCGGCATCGACGATCTGAAAAAGATCCTCCCGCTCAATTGTGTACCGGTCGCCGTGGAACTGGTCGAAGGCGCCCGTCCGCTGCCGGAATACACCCACCCGGATCGCGCCCTTTACATTTTCGGCCCGGAAGACGGCTCGCTGGATAAAGAGATCCGCGACTGGTGCGAAGACGTCGTGTACATCCCGACTACCGGTTGCATGAACCTCGCCGCCACGGTCAACGTCGTGCTCTACGACCGCATGGCCAAGGGGCTGAATACTCGCTCCGGACCAAAATTCCGCTGA
- a CDS encoding YajD family HNH nuclease produces the protein MSSSTPTNTSKLDRILADNQRDKEMGYRDKALKMYPHVCGRCTREFSGKRLSELTVHHRDHNHDNNPQDGSNWELLCLYCHDNEHSRYTDQQYFSEGSLSTPKIAKATHNPFAALAGLMKKED, from the coding sequence ATGAGTTCGTCCACCCCAACCAATACGTCGAAGCTGGATCGCATCCTTGCCGACAACCAGCGCGACAAGGAAATGGGCTATCGCGACAAGGCCCTGAAGATGTACCCGCACGTCTGTGGCCGCTGCACCCGTGAGTTTTCCGGCAAGCGTCTGAGCGAACTGACCGTGCACCACCGTGACCACAACCACGACAACAATCCGCAGGACGGCTCGAACTGGGAGCTGTTGTGCCTGTACTGCCACGACAACGAACACTCGCGCTACACCGACCAGCAGTACTTCAGCGAAGGCTCGCTGAGCACGCCGAAAATCGCCAAGGCGACGCATAACCCGTTTGCTGCACTGGCCGGCTTGATGAAAAAAGAAGACTGA
- a CDS encoding spermidine synthase, which yields MKRFVLLDTTPIPESGGALCLFEYGEDFVIKIQGGDGGQLMNTRMHGSEDALAEIPCRKVAGRPDSRVLIGGLGMGFTLASALKHLGKTAEVVVAELVPGVVEWNRGPLGEKSGRPLLDPRTVIRQEDVANVLQSEPNGFDAIMLDVDNGPEGLTQKANSWLYSAAGLNACAKALRPKGVLAVWSASADRQFSDKLKKAGFKAEEVQVFAHGNKGTRHTIWIAEKLKG from the coding sequence ATGAAACGTTTCGTTCTGCTCGACACCACCCCGATCCCTGAAAGTGGCGGTGCCCTGTGCCTGTTCGAGTATGGCGAGGATTTCGTCATCAAGATCCAGGGCGGCGACGGCGGGCAATTGATGAACACACGCATGCACGGCTCTGAAGATGCCTTGGCCGAGATCCCTTGCCGCAAGGTCGCCGGGCGTCCGGATTCGCGGGTGCTGATCGGCGGGCTGGGCATGGGTTTCACCCTCGCCTCGGCGCTCAAGCATTTGGGTAAAACCGCTGAAGTGGTGGTCGCCGAACTGGTGCCGGGCGTGGTCGAGTGGAACCGTGGCCCGCTCGGTGAAAAGTCCGGCCGGCCGTTGCTCGATCCGCGTACGGTGATCCGTCAGGAAGACGTGGCCAACGTCCTGCAAAGCGAGCCGAACGGTTTCGACGCGATCATGCTCGACGTCGACAACGGCCCCGAAGGCCTGACTCAGAAAGCCAATAGCTGGCTGTACTCCGCCGCCGGTCTGAATGCCTGCGCCAAGGCCCTGCGCCCCAAAGGCGTGCTGGCCGTGTGGTCAGCCAGCGCCGACCGGCAGTTTTCCGACAAATTGAAGAAGGCCGGTTTCAAGGCCGAGGAAGTGCAGGTCTTCGCCCACGGCAACAAAGGCACGCGCCACACCATCTGGATTGCCGAGAAGCTCAAGGGCTGA
- a CDS encoding cyclic nucleotide-binding domain-containing protein: protein MSEPTLLNNEIRDWLMDCGLFDQLQLADFAAASGYFSISTVAEGEAIFREGDAGSFMCILHTGQVAVQKTGADGQVITMATLRSGRAFGEMAVLDGERRSATCVAASNCQLLNLGKDSLEKMLNDAPKIAAKIIRALAVSLSKRLRMADGQLAAQQV, encoded by the coding sequence ATGTCAGAACCGACCTTACTGAATAACGAAATCCGCGACTGGCTGATGGACTGCGGCCTGTTCGACCAATTGCAACTGGCCGACTTCGCCGCCGCCTCCGGCTACTTCAGCATCAGCACCGTGGCTGAAGGCGAAGCGATTTTCCGTGAGGGCGATGCCGGCAGCTTCATGTGCATCCTTCACACCGGCCAGGTCGCCGTGCAAAAAACCGGTGCCGACGGCCAAGTTATCACCATGGCCACCCTGCGCAGCGGTCGGGCGTTCGGGGAAATGGCTGTGCTCGACGGTGAACGGCGTTCGGCCACTTGCGTGGCGGCGAGTAATTGCCAATTGCTCAATCTGGGCAAGGACTCGCTGGAAAAAATGCTCAACGACGCGCCAAAAATCGCCGCCAAGATCATCCGCGCCCTCGCCGTGTCCCTGTCAAAACGCTTGCGCATGGCCGACGGCCAACTGGCGGCGCAACAGGTTTAA
- a CDS encoding S9 family peptidase, whose protein sequence is MPESANVISAPIAHKAAGADPYAWLQERDTDAVLDYLKAENAYQQAYTADQAELRETLFEEIKGRILETDLSLPSPWGPYLYYTRTTAGDEYARHYRCPRPADDSLTLDESREQLLLDPNVLANGGFFSLGAFSISPDHQRLAYSVDASGDEIYTLFVKELSNDKVSELEFEDCDGSMTWANDSLTLFFGVLDDTHRPHKLFRYRLDGTAAEEVFHEPDGRFFLHCYRSSSEQQLLLSLGSKTTSEVWALDANQPHLPFTCLAARREDHEYDVDHGLLDGAWTWFIRTNRDGINYALYQVPDTGVAPTEADWQNLIPHSDTVMLDGVSLNTEAMTLSLREGGLPIIEVHPHGLAPYRVQLPDAAYSLYVQNSLEFESDRIRLRYEALNRPAQVRQLILASGEQTVLKETPVLGPFDADAYVSQRLWATAPDGTQVPISLVMKREMVGKPVPLYLYGYGAYGSSLDPWFSHARLSLLDRGMAFAIAHVRGGGELGEAWYRAGKQEHKHNTFSDFIACAEFLILNGITTAEKLAISGGSAGGLLIGAVLNQRPDLFGVAIAEVPFVDVLNTMLDPELPLTITEYDEWGNPQEPDVYERIKAYAPYENVTAQAYPATLVIAGYNDSRVQYWEAAKWVAKLRAAKTDDNVLLLKTELGAGHGGMSGRYQGLRDVALEYAFVFKVLGLA, encoded by the coding sequence ATGCCCGAATCCGCCAACGTCATCAGTGCCCCGATTGCCCACAAGGCGGCCGGCGCCGACCCGTATGCCTGGCTGCAAGAGCGCGACACCGATGCGGTGCTCGACTACCTCAAAGCCGAAAACGCTTACCAGCAAGCGTACACCGCCGATCAAGCCGAGTTGCGCGAAACCCTCTTTGAAGAGATCAAGGGCCGCATCCTCGAAACCGACCTGTCGCTGCCCTCGCCGTGGGGGCCGTACCTGTACTACACGCGCACCACGGCGGGCGACGAATATGCCCGGCATTACCGCTGCCCGCGTCCGGCGGACGACAGCCTGACCCTCGACGAAAGCCGCGAACAACTGCTGCTCGACCCGAATGTGCTGGCCAATGGCGGCTTCTTCTCGCTGGGCGCCTTCAGCATCAGCCCCGATCACCAGCGCCTGGCCTACAGCGTCGATGCCTCGGGCGATGAGATTTACACGCTGTTCGTCAAGGAGCTGTCCAACGACAAGGTCAGCGAACTGGAATTCGAGGACTGCGACGGCAGCATGACCTGGGCCAACGACAGCCTGACCCTGTTCTTCGGCGTGCTCGACGACACCCACCGCCCGCACAAATTGTTCCGTTATCGCCTAGACGGCACGGCTGCCGAAGAAGTCTTCCACGAGCCGGATGGGCGTTTCTTCCTGCATTGCTACCGCTCCAGCTCGGAACAGCAATTGCTGCTGTCGCTGGGCAGCAAGACCACCAGCGAAGTCTGGGCACTGGACGCCAACCAGCCGCATCTGCCCTTCACCTGCCTGGCGGCGCGCAGAGAAGATCACGAATACGATGTCGATCACGGCTTGCTTGATGGCGCGTGGACGTGGTTCATCCGCACCAATCGCGACGGTATCAACTACGCCCTGTATCAGGTGCCGGACACTGGCGTCGCGCCGACTGAGGCCGATTGGCAGAACCTGATCCCTCACAGCGACACCGTGATGCTCGATGGCGTGAGCCTCAACACCGAGGCCATGACCCTGAGCCTGCGCGAAGGTGGCCTGCCGATTATTGAAGTTCACCCACACGGTCTGGCGCCTTATCGCGTGCAATTGCCGGACGCGGCCTACAGCCTCTATGTGCAAAACAGCCTTGAGTTTGAAAGCGATCGCATTCGCCTGCGCTACGAGGCACTCAATCGCCCGGCGCAGGTACGCCAGCTGATCCTCGCCAGCGGCGAGCAAACCGTGCTGAAAGAAACCCCGGTGCTCGGCCCGTTCGATGCTGACGCTTACGTCAGTCAGCGCTTGTGGGCGACAGCGCCGGACGGCACGCAGGTGCCCATCAGCCTGGTGATGAAACGCGAAATGGTCGGCAAACCGGTGCCGCTGTACCTGTACGGTTACGGTGCTTACGGTTCGAGCCTCGACCCATGGTTTTCCCATGCACGCCTGAGCTTGCTCGATCGCGGCATGGCCTTCGCCATCGCCCACGTGCGCGGCGGCGGTGAGCTGGGCGAAGCCTGGTATCGCGCCGGCAAACAGGAACACAAGCACAACACCTTCAGCGACTTTATCGCCTGCGCTGAGTTTTTGATCCTCAACGGCATCACCACGGCTGAAAAACTGGCGATCAGCGGCGGCAGCGCCGGTGGTTTGTTGATTGGTGCAGTGCTCAACCAGCGCCCGGATCTGTTTGGCGTGGCGATTGCTGAAGTGCCGTTCGTCGATGTGCTCAACACCATGCTCGACCCGGAACTGCCGCTGACCATCACCGAATACGACGAGTGGGGCAACCCTCAGGAGCCGGACGTCTACGAGCGGATCAAGGCCTATGCGCCTTACGAAAACGTAACAGCGCAGGCGTATCCCGCGACGCTGGTGATCGCCGGCTACAACGACAGCCGCGTGCAGTACTGGGAAGCAGCCAAATGGGTTGCGAAGTTGCGGGCGGCGAAAACCGACGACAACGTGCTGCTGCTCAAGACTGAACTGGGCGCCGGGCATGGCGGGATGAGCGGGCGTTATCAGGGATTACGTGACGTAGCGCTCGAATATGCATTTGTGTTCAAGGTTTTGGGCCTGGCCTGA
- a CDS encoding MFS transporter: MDTMTENDYLIAWGLYAFAAVGCLLVWMRMTTWMWRWLREPLRVLMVVLLFSPTIVDPVKEKVAPAIAITALDLAFKVGNNAWRAVSDLFMYGMIAFGIYLIYVLIRFPIERASKARREQAEAAKAAARADERDDDQPFGGAGDDRYGRPPVPNNPQRMRVEPRL, translated from the coding sequence ATGGACACCATGACCGAGAACGACTATCTGATCGCCTGGGGCCTCTACGCCTTTGCCGCTGTAGGCTGCCTGTTGGTATGGATGCGCATGACCACCTGGATGTGGCGCTGGCTGCGCGAGCCGCTGCGCGTGTTGATGGTGGTGTTGCTGTTCAGTCCGACCATCGTTGACCCAGTGAAGGAAAAAGTCGCTCCGGCCATTGCCATCACCGCACTGGATCTGGCGTTCAAGGTCGGCAACAACGCCTGGCGCGCGGTCTCCGATCTGTTCATGTACGGCATGATCGCCTTTGGCATCTACCTGATTTACGTGCTGATCCGTTTCCCGATCGAACGTGCCTCCAAGGCTCGCCGTGAACAGGCCGAGGCTGCCAAAGCCGCGGCCCGCGCCGATGAACGCGACGATGATCAGCCGTTCGGTGGTGCTGGTGATGACCGTTATGGCCGCCCGCCAGTGCCGAACAATCCGCAGCGCATGCGGGTCGAGCCGCGTCTGTAA